The Prevotella sp. E9-3 genome has a window encoding:
- a CDS encoding lysylphosphatidylglycerol synthase transmembrane domain-containing protein produces the protein MKNTQNIFKILLPIILGGGILYWMYRGFDFQSIRHILTDEMDWTWMLLSFPFGILAQAFRGWRWHQTLEPMDEHPRKSVTLNAVFLSYAASLAIPRIGEFTRCGILKRWEGISFAKALGTVVTERAVDTLMVILYSGLILLFELSTFGTFFKKTGTSVDHILSNFSLTGWLVTGICCIAVLLLLHILLGRLSIYNKVRMTLHSIWEGVLSLKGVKNLPLYLLFSIGIWVMYFLHFYLTFFCFDFTKTLGIGCALVCFVVGNFAVIVPTPNGAGPWHFAVKTMLILYGVADEQALYFVLIVHTIQTLLVVALGIWAWIRLSFTTYQIPHSTDNN, from the coding sequence ATGAAGAATACCCAAAACATTTTCAAAATACTATTGCCCATTATTTTGGGAGGAGGCATTCTCTATTGGATGTATAGAGGTTTTGACTTCCAGAGCATTCGCCATATACTAACCGACGAGATGGACTGGACATGGATGTTACTATCCTTCCCTTTTGGCATTTTAGCCCAAGCCTTCCGTGGATGGCGCTGGCATCAAACACTGGAACCGATGGACGAGCATCCAAGAAAAAGTGTTACCCTCAACGCTGTTTTCCTAAGCTATGCCGCCTCATTGGCCATTCCACGTATAGGCGAATTCACTCGCTGTGGTATTTTGAAACGTTGGGAAGGCATTTCCTTTGCCAAAGCCTTAGGCACGGTGGTCACCGAACGCGCTGTTGACACGCTCATGGTGATACTCTACTCGGGACTGATTCTATTGTTCGAGTTGAGCACCTTTGGCACATTTTTCAAAAAGACAGGCACATCAGTTGACCATATACTGAGTAATTTCTCACTGACAGGATGGCTGGTAACGGGCATTTGCTGCATAGCCGTACTGTTATTACTTCATATACTGCTGGGCCGTCTGTCAATATACAATAAGGTAAGAATGACGCTACACAGTATCTGGGAGGGAGTACTCTCGCTAAAGGGTGTAAAGAACCTTCCTCTATACTTACTTTTTTCCATCGGAATCTGGGTGATGTACTTTCTGCATTTCTACCTTACCTTCTTCTGCTTCGACTTTACCAAGACATTAGGCATCGGCTGTGCATTGGTATGTTTCGTGGTGGGCAACTTCGCCGTCATCGTTCCTACGCCTAATGGAGCTGGCCCTTGGCACTTTGCCGTGAAGACCATGCTCATTCTATATGGCGTTGCCGACGAGCAAGCCCTTTACTTCGTACTCATCGTACACACAATCCAAACCCTTCTGGTCGTTGCGCTTGGCATATGGGCATGGATAAGACTGTCTTTTACCACATACCAGATTCCACATTCAACAGATAATAACTAA
- a CDS encoding aminoacyl-histidine dipeptidase, translating into MNEIQNLSPTCIWKNFYALTQVPRPSGHLEKIQQFLLDFGKQAGVYAVKDPAGNIHMRKAATPGMENRKGIILQAHMDMVPQKTPESSHNFETDPIQPWIDGEWVKAKGTTLGADNGLGVAAIMAIMEDKTLKHGPIDALITADEETGMYGANDLPEGQLQGDILLNLDSEHWGKFVIGSAGGIDVTATLDYKEVETDSEDAAVRVTVKGLRGGHSGLEIHEGRGNANKLLVQMVREFIEECEARLASWHGGNMRNAIPFKAEAVLTLPKENVEALKELATEWQNDFRDQYKQIETLGIEVTVEEVDTPKTEVPVEIQDNLINAIYGCHNGVIRMIPSYPDVVETSSNLAIIDIEEGKASIKILARSSREDMKEYIVNTLESVFNMAGMKVETAGSYGGWDPNPDSEILHLLLKEYKELFGQDGIIQVDHAGLECSVILGKYPHLDVVSLGPTMKSPHTTTERALIATVEPFWQLLKKTLEDVPVR; encoded by the coding sequence ATGAACGAAATTCAGAACCTATCCCCAACGTGCATTTGGAAAAACTTCTACGCACTGACACAAGTTCCACGTCCAAGTGGACATTTAGAGAAAATTCAGCAGTTCCTGCTCGATTTTGGCAAGCAGGCTGGCGTGTATGCAGTAAAAGATCCTGCCGGCAATATCCACATGCGCAAAGCTGCTACTCCCGGTATGGAAAATCGTAAGGGTATTATTCTGCAGGCCCACATGGACATGGTTCCACAAAAGACACCTGAGTCTTCTCACAACTTCGAGACCGATCCTATCCAACCATGGATTGACGGTGAGTGGGTGAAAGCCAAAGGAACCACACTGGGAGCCGACAACGGTCTGGGTGTTGCTGCCATTATGGCCATCATGGAAGACAAAACCTTGAAGCACGGTCCCATCGATGCACTGATTACTGCCGATGAAGAAACTGGTATGTATGGTGCCAACGACCTGCCTGAGGGCCAGTTGCAGGGTGATATTCTCTTGAATCTCGACTCAGAACACTGGGGAAAATTCGTTATCGGTTCAGCAGGTGGTATTGATGTTACTGCAACCCTCGACTACAAAGAAGTAGAAACAGACAGCGAAGATGCTGCCGTTCGAGTCACAGTGAAAGGTCTTCGTGGCGGTCATTCAGGCTTAGAGATTCATGAAGGTCGTGGCAATGCCAACAAGCTTCTGGTACAGATGGTACGTGAGTTCATTGAGGAATGTGAAGCCCGTCTAGCCTCTTGGCATGGCGGCAACATGCGCAATGCCATTCCTTTTAAGGCTGAAGCCGTTCTTACCCTGCCTAAGGAGAATGTTGAAGCACTGAAAGAGCTGGCTACTGAATGGCAGAACGATTTCCGCGACCAGTACAAACAAATTGAAACACTGGGCATTGAAGTGACAGTAGAGGAAGTTGACACTCCGAAGACAGAAGTGCCTGTTGAGATTCAGGACAACTTGATCAACGCTATCTACGGCTGCCATAATGGAGTAATCCGCATGATTCCAAGTTATCCCGACGTAGTAGAGACTTCCAGCAACCTGGCTATCATTGACATTGAAGAAGGTAAAGCCTCCATCAAGATTCTGGCCCGTTCAAGTCGCGAGGACATGAAAGAATATATCGTCAACACCCTCGAGAGTGTGTTCAACATGGCAGGGATGAAGGTAGAGACCGCTGGTTCATATGGAGGTTGGGACCCCAATCCCGATAGCGAGATTCTTCACCTGCTGCTGAAGGAATACAAAGAACTGTTCGGACAGGATGGCATCATTCAGGTTGATCATGCCGGACTGGAGTGTTCTGTCATCTTAGGCAAGTATCCTCACCTCGATGTGGTGAGCCTTGGCCCCACGATGAAGTCACCACACACTACTACCGAGCGCGCCCTCATCGCCACCGTAGAGCCGTTCTGGCAGTTGTTGAAGAAAACACTTGAGGACGTTCCCGTTCGCTAA
- a CDS encoding sialate O-acetylesterase, whose amino-acid sequence MKKNYLLTIALALSMTCKGQEYSVFHDGLIGNISPKGWLLEFLQRQKNGLTGHPEAMAYPYNSCLWAGEIPRVNENPDAKDWWRYEQTAYYTDGLLRLGYLINDDSFIQKGEEGISYTIEHAQSNGRLGNSKIESLWPMAVFFRAMQANYWKTGDIKIVEALEKNYLSLNSSLLTNGRRHIVNIEGMLWVYGITGNQTLLNLAETAYNAGGFELDASVAGSPYLIDMHGVTYAEMLKIPLLLYAYTGKQNYLDLAMNAERKLERDHLLPDGLYTSAEYTLGLDVDVAHETCDITDYTWSLGYFLQVTGDAEWADRLERAVFNAGLGAISKDFKALQYFSSVNQLICTGTSDNNAFKRGSTWMAYRPVHETECCVGNVNRMMPNFASRLWMRGKDGDIVATLYSPNTTAFDINGKTVTIKEETSYPFSDIIRFTINSEGSTDFPLTLRIPGWCKEASLSINGQAANIELTPSTFVTLNRSFNNGDIIELRLPMEVRLQQAAEGQGWYVERGPLLYSYAIPQKKVEDTKTYSNMNGKHSENPDFKCWSITPDGPYNYGFDPSLLNGNKIIVSTKTLNEGSYPYDLANAPVSITIPVRKIQWSVQNGRNTPLPGAGNVIATEDTENITLVPYGCTELRLTVFPEATVSDIPEETLIVNPDFEKLDANTYNAGGVEHKTWVPYGWSVQGQINGVSYGINNDALNHHGDNVCWFRLLPFSENFELYQVVPAEKLGAGTYRVSCLLWNNVNQKGNCRLFANQSVQYFGSPHEYINNRVSGEKATYAGYPGTPDGTFELKNMQVLVTLAEGEDLRLGIRSDGRRSDGTRVSDGTGWFKVDYFKIEKVADEEKPVENTGAAPVFIVCGQSNSDGRIPASDFPSYLKTDLCNYCYDDGSHFQNGVFSPYTPHTYENGRTDRFAYDAFVYHYLQKSLQEPFYVVKLTLGGTAIDPSCPNSNSGHYWSCNPSWYNNQTATSQGGHSLMKSFERAFEACKQETLQSLKKGYAVKAILWHQGEGDRQAQGPANYYNNLKTLIAHMRQFLFEQTGDQQCQSLPFILGTVPPHSTQYNADVESAQKRIAEEDSNVYLIDLSKQPLLGDDLHFGVEAGEYFGKKVFQQLAALDICELVEEEKALPEITNEVMNNPNFELATDGKENPRGNTNRGIPYGWQSEGTLTGNSFGVNKDAYNFNGNNVCWINATPMPNDFTLYQTIPASKLGKGTYTLTCKLWVEVNKKTNCRLFAKGSKSDKTLVQYYGTESDYTNLLTEGEEATYAGFAGGETGQIILRPLSITLNLDEDEDLTIGIKTGNMRNNRQRATDNAGWFKVDYFRLFKENETEPTHIENTCIRTKHSTSTLYDLMGRPIAKGQHLTAGIYINEGRKIVIK is encoded by the coding sequence ATGAAAAAAAATTATTTATTAACAATTGCATTGGCGCTATCGATGACCTGTAAAGGGCAAGAGTATAGCGTATTCCATGATGGACTCATTGGCAATATTTCCCCAAAAGGGTGGTTGTTAGAATTCCTTCAACGACAGAAAAATGGACTCACCGGTCACCCTGAAGCGATGGCCTATCCCTACAACTCATGTCTATGGGCAGGAGAGATTCCACGTGTAAACGAGAATCCTGATGCAAAAGACTGGTGGCGTTATGAGCAAACGGCTTATTACACTGACGGACTATTGCGCTTGGGGTATCTGATCAATGACGACTCCTTCATCCAAAAGGGCGAAGAAGGCATCAGTTATACCATTGAGCATGCCCAAAGTAATGGCCGACTGGGAAATTCCAAGATTGAGTCGCTTTGGCCAATGGCAGTATTCTTCCGTGCCATGCAAGCCAACTATTGGAAAACGGGCGACATAAAAATTGTGGAGGCACTGGAAAAGAACTATCTGAGTCTGAACTCCTCACTGCTCACCAATGGGCGCCGCCACATTGTCAATATCGAGGGAATGCTCTGGGTGTATGGCATCACTGGCAACCAAACATTGCTGAACCTAGCAGAAACAGCTTATAACGCTGGTGGATTCGAACTTGATGCCTCTGTAGCCGGTTCGCCATATCTCATCGACATGCATGGCGTTACCTATGCTGAGATGCTGAAAATTCCCCTTTTGCTCTATGCCTATACTGGCAAACAGAACTATCTGGACTTAGCCATGAATGCTGAACGCAAATTGGAACGAGACCATTTGCTGCCCGACGGACTCTATACCAGTGCCGAATACACATTGGGACTCGATGTTGACGTGGCTCACGAAACTTGCGACATCACCGACTACACCTGGTCATTGGGCTACTTCCTGCAAGTAACAGGCGATGCCGAATGGGCCGACCGTTTGGAACGTGCCGTATTTAATGCTGGTTTGGGAGCTATCAGCAAAGACTTCAAGGCACTTCAGTATTTCTCTTCTGTCAACCAGCTCATCTGCACAGGAACATCCGACAACAATGCTTTTAAGCGCGGAAGCACATGGATGGCCTATCGTCCTGTACATGAGACAGAGTGCTGTGTAGGCAATGTAAACCGAATGATGCCCAATTTTGCTTCCCGTCTGTGGATGCGTGGCAAAGATGGAGATATCGTGGCCACACTCTATTCGCCCAACACCACTGCATTTGACATTAATGGAAAGACTGTCACCATTAAGGAAGAAACCTCCTACCCTTTTTCAGATATCATCCGATTCACCATCAACAGTGAAGGTTCAACTGATTTTCCCCTCACCCTCCGTATTCCCGGTTGGTGCAAAGAGGCCAGCCTCAGCATAAACGGACAGGCAGCAAACATAGAACTGACTCCTTCCACCTTCGTCACACTGAACCGTTCATTCAACAACGGTGATATAATTGAGCTGCGCCTGCCTATGGAAGTACGCCTACAACAGGCTGCTGAAGGTCAGGGATGGTATGTAGAGCGTGGTCCATTACTGTACAGTTATGCCATTCCACAGAAGAAAGTTGAGGATACCAAGACCTATTCCAACATGAATGGCAAACATTCTGAGAATCCCGACTTCAAATGCTGGAGCATCACTCCCGACGGTCCTTACAACTATGGTTTTGATCCCTCACTGCTCAACGGAAACAAAATCATCGTTTCTACAAAGACATTGAACGAAGGCTCCTACCCCTACGACTTGGCCAATGCACCTGTAAGCATCACGATTCCTGTTCGCAAGATTCAGTGGAGCGTACAGAATGGACGTAACACGCCTCTGCCTGGCGCTGGAAATGTGATAGCTACAGAAGACACCGAGAACATTACTTTGGTTCCCTATGGCTGCACCGAACTGCGTTTGACTGTTTTCCCTGAAGCTACGGTCAGTGACATTCCCGAAGAGACACTGATTGTAAATCCAGACTTTGAAAAGCTCGATGCCAACACTTACAATGCCGGTGGTGTGGAACACAAAACATGGGTGCCTTATGGATGGAGTGTGCAAGGCCAAATCAATGGTGTGTCATACGGTATCAACAACGATGCCCTTAATCATCATGGCGACAATGTATGCTGGTTTCGCCTACTCCCTTTTTCAGAAAACTTTGAGCTTTATCAGGTAGTCCCTGCCGAAAAACTCGGTGCAGGAACCTATCGAGTTTCTTGTCTTCTGTGGAATAATGTCAATCAGAAAGGCAATTGCCGTCTGTTTGCCAACCAGTCTGTACAGTATTTTGGAAGTCCTCATGAATATATAAACAATCGTGTGAGCGGCGAAAAAGCCACCTACGCCGGTTATCCAGGAACCCCCGATGGTACATTTGAGTTGAAGAATATGCAAGTCCTCGTCACCCTCGCCGAAGGTGAAGACCTACGTTTAGGTATCCGTTCCGACGGCAGAAGGAGTGATGGTACCAGAGTCAGCGATGGTACTGGATGGTTCAAGGTTGACTATTTCAAAATAGAAAAGGTTGCCGATGAAGAGAAGCCAGTAGAGAACACAGGTGCGGCGCCAGTGTTCATTGTCTGCGGACAGTCAAACAGCGATGGTCGCATACCAGCTTCTGACTTTCCCTCCTATCTAAAGACCGACCTCTGCAACTATTGCTACGACGACGGTTCACACTTCCAGAATGGCGTATTCTCACCTTATACCCCTCATACCTACGAGAATGGCCGTACCGATCGCTTTGCCTACGATGCCTTCGTTTATCACTATCTGCAGAAATCACTGCAAGAACCTTTCTATGTAGTCAAGCTCACCTTGGGTGGCACTGCTATTGACCCATCGTGTCCTAATTCCAATAGTGGGCATTACTGGTCGTGCAACCCTTCTTGGTACAACAACCAGACAGCTACTTCTCAAGGAGGCCATTCGCTGATGAAGTCTTTTGAACGCGCATTTGAAGCCTGCAAACAAGAAACTCTCCAAAGCTTGAAGAAAGGCTATGCAGTAAAAGCCATCCTATGGCATCAGGGCGAAGGCGACCGCCAGGCGCAAGGGCCGGCCAACTACTACAACAATCTGAAAACCCTTATTGCCCACATGCGTCAGTTCCTTTTTGAGCAGACGGGCGACCAGCAGTGCCAGTCACTCCCATTCATACTTGGCACCGTTCCTCCTCATAGCACACAATACAATGCCGACGTAGAATCTGCACAAAAGCGCATTGCCGAAGAAGACAGCAACGTATATCTCATCGATTTAAGCAAGCAACCTTTGCTGGGCGACGATCTGCACTTTGGTGTAGAGGCCGGTGAATATTTTGGCAAGAAAGTTTTCCAGCAACTTGCCGCCCTTGACATCTGCGAACTGGTAGAAGAAGAAAAAGCGCTTCCTGAAATCACCAATGAGGTTATGAATAACCCCAATTTTGAATTGGCTACCGACGGTAAAGAGAATCCCCGTGGCAACACCAACCGCGGTATTCCTTACGGATGGCAGTCAGAAGGTACACTCACGGGCAATTCTTTCGGTGTGAACAAAGATGCCTATAATTTCAATGGCAACAATGTATGCTGGATAAACGCCACCCCCATGCCTAATGACTTCACACTCTATCAGACTATTCCTGCCAGCAAACTGGGAAAAGGCACCTATACCCTGACGTGTAAGCTATGGGTTGAGGTAAACAAGAAGACCAACTGCCGACTGTTTGCCAAAGGTTCGAAGAGTGATAAAACACTGGTACAATACTATGGAACAGAGAGCGACTACACCAACCTGTTGACAGAGGGTGAAGAGGCCACTTATGCTGGATTTGCCGGAGGCGAAACAGGTCAGATCATTCTTCGTCCGCTGAGCATTACGCTGAATCTTGACGAAGATGAAGATCTCACCATTGGCATCAAAACTGGCAACATGCGCAACAACCGCCAACGTGCTACCGACAATGCCGGATGGTTTAAAGTTGACTATTTCCGCCTGTTCAAAGAAAACGAAACAGAGCCTACCCACATTGAAAACACCTGTATTCGCACTAAGCATAGCACTTCAACGCTCTACGATCTCATGGGGCGCCCAATAGCAAAAGGCCAGCATCTTACTGCAGGAATCTACATCAATGAAGGACGCAAAATCGTTATCAAATAA
- a CDS encoding glycosyl hydrolase 115 family protein, translated as MFVKRLSFLMLGTLLALAAMAQTEIAISTKPSADSFVLVSNTQKASIVVSDNDAEVVKTVAQCLADDVKAVTGQQLSVTTGTADESAMTVIAGTIGSSTLIDALIANGKIDVSAINGKWETYLLQRTGNWLVVAGSTPRGTAYGLFEISRQMGVSPYIWWADVAPAKKEQLFVTGEKTVSKEPSVKYRGIFINDEDFALFPWAAKGIDKKYNNIGPNTYAKVMELLLRLRANTLWPAMHLCSEAFWANKDNLPVAKKYDIMLGSSHCEQMLRDNEWEWRHAPWNGNNDNWNYVTNKAQIQQYWEERVAESVGYDGMYTMGMRGVHDWGISGYPSTQDKVRGLTEIIGFQRELLGKYFDDVTKVPQLFIPYKEVLDAYNAGLQVPEDVTLCWVDDNHGYIRQLPLPSEQARSGGNGIYYHLSYWGSPHDYLWIASHSPSLISYELSRAYDQGIQTLWVINVGDIKPAESELEFCMDLAWDINAWTPEKAIEYNRYWAKETFGEELADRIADIKKEYYRLAAGGKPEHVFDIKFTNAEKDQRIADYKALVEKVNEVKGSVPAELLDAYFQLIEYPVKGACNMNIKTFRAAQSMELAKAGERDKALAYAAEAREAFRTIKDLTTYYNKSLAGGKWDGMMSYKPRDLAQFGMPETATLSNINSVKVTAKPEPNITVIPATQFVNSKGNFTTLEGIGVSDKGVTIWPLDMTKYSTAQAPYLEYEVPVKAGKNTISARVLPTFPINTTYDMRVAISIDGGTAQTISLKTTAMAGKWNLTVLQGYNDATVEYTADKDKTIKVKVMMLDPGIVLSDIYVSLPIEEDNTLTEQLINNYDFELNHDCQPNEAGNIGRGIPCGWTSVGELKKGANGLDSYGVNQDATNFHGSNVCWINSVPMPNYFELSQTIPAEKLEPGVYRVTCMLWVENSKKTNCRLFANKNVQYYGYESDYTNLLDPAEINTYAGYAGGTTENIVLRDMEVYVTVAEGEDLTIGIKSSNRKNDGTKASDNSGWFKVDYFHIERVSEAPKPVAEDLALTEELITNYDFELYSDQGTVKENTSGETRRYTPYGWNIAGTFPGQSYGINKDAANPHKTNIAWCLPQGGHFPEGFELYQEIPAEKLKAGRYLVECKLWVEDNYLATTRLFANNDVQYYGMPIDYENNLTDGETNTFAGYVGGVINNFILQDMYVYTDIAEGQSLRLGIRADGRQSDGTMHPEQKNGWFKVDYFRIHKVDNDGSVDEVKLPKANIKESNRWYTLGGLAVENPHNGIYVQQGGRKVIAK; from the coding sequence ATGTTCGTAAAAAGATTATCATTCCTAATGTTGGGCACTCTATTGGCTTTAGCAGCCATGGCCCAGACAGAGATTGCTATCAGCACCAAGCCGTCGGCCGACAGTTTTGTACTGGTAAGCAACACTCAAAAGGCTTCCATCGTAGTGAGCGACAACGATGCTGAAGTAGTGAAAACCGTTGCCCAGTGTCTGGCCGACGACGTTAAAGCCGTGACCGGTCAGCAACTGAGTGTCACCACAGGAACGGCCGATGAGTCGGCTATGACAGTGATAGCCGGCACCATCGGCTCTTCAACACTCATTGACGCACTTATCGCCAATGGGAAAATTGATGTTAGCGCCATCAACGGCAAGTGGGAGACCTACCTGCTGCAACGCACTGGCAACTGGTTGGTAGTGGCTGGTTCAACTCCACGCGGAACCGCTTACGGTCTTTTCGAAATCTCTCGTCAAATGGGAGTATCACCTTACATTTGGTGGGCCGATGTAGCTCCTGCAAAGAAAGAACAACTCTTTGTGACCGGTGAGAAGACCGTTTCTAAAGAGCCCTCAGTGAAATATCGCGGTATCTTTATCAACGACGAAGACTTTGCTTTGTTCCCCTGGGCAGCAAAGGGTATAGACAAAAAGTACAACAACATTGGCCCCAACACCTATGCCAAGGTGATGGAACTGCTGCTTAGACTGCGCGCCAACACACTCTGGCCTGCCATGCACTTATGCTCAGAGGCTTTCTGGGCCAACAAAGACAATCTTCCTGTAGCCAAGAAATACGACATCATGCTGGGTTCAAGCCACTGCGAACAGATGTTGCGCGACAATGAATGGGAATGGCGTCATGCTCCTTGGAACGGTAACAACGATAACTGGAACTATGTGACGAACAAAGCACAGATACAGCAATACTGGGAAGAGCGTGTAGCCGAGAGCGTTGGCTACGACGGCATGTACACCATGGGTATGCGAGGCGTTCACGATTGGGGAATCTCTGGTTATCCTTCAACTCAAGACAAGGTAAGAGGACTGACCGAGATTATCGGTTTCCAGCGCGAGCTGCTGGGCAAGTACTTTGACGATGTGACTAAGGTTCCGCAGTTGTTCATCCCCTATAAGGAAGTGCTCGATGCCTACAACGCCGGTTTGCAGGTGCCCGAGGATGTAACACTCTGCTGGGTTGACGACAATCACGGTTACATCCGCCAGTTGCCACTTCCCAGCGAACAGGCTCGCAGCGGTGGTAACGGTATCTACTATCACCTCAGCTACTGGGGCTCTCCCCACGACTATCTGTGGATAGCCTCTCACTCTCCCTCACTTATCAGCTATGAATTGTCACGTGCCTACGACCAGGGCATCCAGACACTTTGGGTTATCAATGTAGGCGACATCAAGCCTGCAGAGTCTGAATTGGAATTCTGCATGGACTTGGCATGGGACATCAATGCCTGGACTCCTGAAAAAGCAATCGAATACAACCGCTACTGGGCAAAGGAAACCTTTGGTGAAGAACTGGCCGACCGCATTGCTGACATCAAGAAAGAATACTACCGACTGGCTGCCGGCGGTAAGCCCGAACACGTATTCGACATCAAATTCACAAATGCCGAGAAAGATCAGCGCATAGCAGACTACAAGGCTCTTGTAGAGAAGGTCAACGAGGTGAAGGGAAGTGTACCAGCCGAACTGCTGGATGCCTACTTCCAACTGATTGAATATCCTGTGAAAGGTGCTTGCAACATGAACATCAAGACCTTCCGTGCCGCACAGAGCATGGAGTTGGCTAAGGCTGGCGAACGCGACAAGGCATTGGCCTATGCTGCAGAAGCTCGTGAAGCCTTCCGCACTATCAAGGATCTCACCACCTATTATAATAAATCACTTGCTGGTGGAAAATGGGATGGCATGATGAGCTACAAGCCTCGTGACCTGGCTCAGTTTGGAATGCCCGAAACTGCTACGCTCTCAAACATCAACAGTGTGAAGGTGACTGCCAAGCCAGAGCCCAATATCACCGTGATTCCTGCCACACAGTTTGTCAACAGCAAGGGCAACTTCACTACACTTGAGGGTATTGGTGTGAGCGATAAGGGCGTTACCATCTGGCCACTCGACATGACCAAATACAGTACAGCACAGGCCCCCTACCTGGAATATGAGGTTCCTGTAAAAGCAGGAAAGAACACCATCTCGGCCCGTGTACTCCCCACCTTCCCCATCAATACCACCTACGATATGCGCGTGGCTATTAGTATTGACGGCGGAACAGCTCAAACTATTTCCCTGAAAACTACCGCCATGGCAGGCAAGTGGAACCTGACTGTACTGCAGGGCTATAACGACGCCACAGTAGAATATACTGCCGACAAGGACAAGACCATCAAAGTAAAGGTTATGATGCTTGATCCAGGCATCGTACTCAGCGATATTTACGTATCGCTGCCCATCGAGGAAGATAATACACTTACTGAACAGCTAATAAATAACTACGATTTCGAATTGAACCATGATTGCCAGCCCAATGAGGCTGGCAACATTGGTCGTGGGATTCCCTGTGGATGGACTTCAGTAGGCGAACTGAAGAAAGGTGCCAACGGTTTAGACTCTTACGGAGTGAATCAGGATGCAACAAATTTTCACGGCTCCAATGTATGTTGGATCAACTCTGTGCCCATGCCCAATTACTTCGAACTGTCACAGACAATTCCTGCTGAGAAACTTGAGCCAGGCGTATATCGTGTCACCTGCATGCTATGGGTAGAAAACTCCAAAAAGACCAACTGCCGTCTGTTTGCCAACAAGAATGTGCAATATTATGGCTATGAGAGCGACTACACCAACCTGCTTGATCCCGCAGAGATCAACACCTATGCTGGCTATGCCGGAGGTACTACGGAAAATATCGTGCTGCGCGATATGGAAGTATATGTAACAGTGGCCGAGGGTGAAGACCTGACCATTGGTATTAAGAGCAGCAACCGAAAGAATGACGGAACAAAAGCCAGCGACAACTCAGGCTGGTTCAAGGTAGATTACTTTCACATTGAGCGCGTGAGTGAGGCTCCCAAACCTGTAGCCGAAGACCTTGCACTCACCGAAGAACTCATCACAAACTACGATTTTGAATTATATAGCGACCAGGGCACTGTGAAAGAAAATACCTCTGGCGAAACACGCCGCTACACTCCCTACGGATGGAACATCGCTGGCACCTTTCCCGGTCAGAGCTATGGCATCAACAAAGACGCCGCCAATCCCCACAAAACAAACATAGCATGGTGCCTGCCACAAGGCGGGCATTTTCCTGAAGGTTTCGAACTCTATCAGGAGATTCCTGCCGAGAAGCTGAAGGCCGGCCGCTACCTCGTAGAGTGCAAACTTTGGGTAGAAGACAACTATCTGGCCACCACCCGACTGTTTGCCAACAACGATGTGCAGTACTATGGCATGCCCATCGACTACGAGAACAATCTGACCGACGGTGAGACAAACACCTTTGCCGGTTATGTGGGCGGTGTAATCAACAACTTCATTCTGCAGGACATGTACGTCTATACAGATATAGCCGAGGGACAGTCGTTGCGCTTAGGCATCCGTGCTGATGGCCGTCAGAGCGACGGAACCATGCACCCTGAGCAGAAGAACGGATGGTTCAAAGTGGACTATTTCCGCATTCACAAGGTAGATAATGATGGTTCTGTTGATGAGGTGAAACTTCCCAAGGCCAACATCAAAGAGTCCAACCGATGGTACACATTGGGAGGTCTGGCTGTGGAGAATCCCCACAACGGCATCTATGTTCAGCAAGGTGGACGCAAAGTTATCGCAAAGTGA